The following coding sequences lie in one Rutidosis leptorrhynchoides isolate AG116_Rl617_1_P2 chromosome 4, CSIRO_AGI_Rlap_v1, whole genome shotgun sequence genomic window:
- the LOC139842810 gene encoding uncharacterized protein yields MAPIAIEMHLIPIAMEHATSSEFVLLIVVCGLVVKVSSYSCHYLQFSFITYSFCFSARLCPSGSHWRVSAIRLSWGSPDVVRGGMAHAKAKLRDKMWNLDYGPKQTKIFDEWLEDGESRKIVEEAWNQNVDGYRLDCVFRDKLKNVKFALKEWSKVTYGSIDVEIEDLKKKSIDWELKAENRALTNDEIDMWLDCRKKWIDKEKIITNMAKQKSRAKWIHDGDENSKYFHSMIKRRHSKRNIRGLNINGSWCEDPCEVKNAAFCHFKALFEKRSINKMKFGSLVNSVTNRTAAVNSFSNNSVRISPISATSICSNAADQNRTSPVTSELALLHQNQPCIIGNEQSAYLKGRFILDGALISNESIEYLKKNKRKSLIFKVDFEKAFDSLSWEFFLDMMETMGFGVRWRKWIHARLKSASISVLVNGSPTNKFLIKRGVRQGDPLSPFLFLIAAEGLNHLIKKACVENLFKGVEIGKDNIPLSHLQFADDTIFLGEWHRQNFCNLMKVLKCFENVSGLKINFHKSILYGLGVTNYEEETMARRFGCKVGELPFTYLGLPVGMNMSSVQNWNPDIEKINSKLANWKARRSHMVEGKWFWRAKTEPNSFWVIILKRIYGTNGLLPPLVLNETQGASSVWGNILRAGYMIEKLDIKFGTSFSRRIGNGVDTEFWNTPWLCDLPLKDKLKQLFHLDNEQDCSVRDRVRWIEQRVATTWNWRHPLNGRASSEYEFLLHILNTYVKHDIALDLWTWNMYLSGYFTTKKLASIIDEKLLSSRFNLEETLKNNLVSIKVSIFVWRVLKRRIPVHAEFDKRGIDIDSVRCPLCDDDVETIEHTLIFCRHAMDIKLAYVQFENNYMQLVAPDMMHWKGCNLRECEKKLALAFLSLDAQH; encoded by the exons atggcaCCCATCGCAATTGAGATGCATCTCATCCCAATTGCGATGGAGCATGCGACCAGTTCAGAATTTGTACT GTTAATAGTGGTTTGTGGATTAGTGGTTAAG GTTTCATCTTATTCATGTCATTATCTACAATTCTCATTTATAACATATAGCTTTTGTTTTAGTGCTCGGCTTTGCCCATCAGGGAGTCATTGGCGCGTCTCCGCCATTCGGTTATCTTGGGGTTCTCCTGATGTTGTTCGTGGTGGGATGGCACATGCGAAGGCGAAACTTAGAGATAAAATGTG GAATCTAGATTATGGTCCAAAACAGACAAAGATCTTTGATGAATGGTTGGAAGACGGAGAATCTAGAAAAATAGTGGAAGAAGCTTGGAATCAAAATGTAGACGGATATAGGCTTGATTGTGTGTTTCGAGATAAACTCAAAAATGTTAAATTTGCGTTAAAAGAATGGAGTAAGGTCACATATGGTAGTATTGACGTGGAAATTGAAGATCTTAAGAAGAAGTCAATTGATTGGGAATTGAAAGCTGAAAACCGGGCTTTAACAAATGATGAAATAGATATGTGGCTCGATTGTAGAAAAAAATGGATTGACAAAGAGAAAATAATAACCAACATGGCTAAACAAAAATCAAGGGCCAAGTGGATTCATGACGGGGACGAGAACTCCAAATATTTTCATTCTATGATTAAAAGAAGACATTCAAAACGAAATATTAGGGGTCTTAATATAAATGGAAGTTGGTGCGAGGATCCTTGCGAAGTTAAAAACGCAGCTTTCTGTCATTTCAAAGCGTTATTCGAGAAAAGAAGCATAAACAAAATGAAGTTCGGTTCTCTTGTTAATTCAGTTACAAACAGAACAGCTGCAGTCAATTCTTTCAGCAATAATTCGGTCAGAATCAGCCCCATTTCAGCCACATCCATCTGCTCCAATGCTGCTGATCAGAACCGAACCAGCCCTGTTACATCAGAACTAGCCTTGTTACATCAGAACCAGCCCT GTATTATTGGCAATGAACAAAGTGCGTATTTAAAGGGGAGGTTTATTCTAGATGGGGCCCTTATTTCGAACGAATCAATTGAGTATCtcaagaaaaacaaaagaaagaGTCTCATTTTCAAAGTCGATTTCGAAAAGGCCTTCGATAGTTTGAGTTGGGAATTTTTTTTGGATATGATGGAGACGATGGGGTTTGGGGTTAGATGGAGGAAATGGATTCACGCACGTCTCAAATCGGCTTCAATCTCTGTTCTTGTTAATGGATCCCCTACTAACAAGTTTCTCATCAAGAGAGGAGTTAGACAAGGAGATCCGCTTTCACCCTTTCTTTTTCTTATAGCGGCGGAAGGTTTAAATCACCTTATTAAAAAGGCGTGCGTAGAAAACCTTTTCAAGGGGGTTGAAATTGGTAAAGACAACATTCCGCTCTCTCATTTACAATTTGCGGACGACACGATTTTTCTTGGTGAATGGCATAGACAAAACTTTTGCAACCTTATGAAAGTGTTAAAATGTTTCGAAAATGTCTCGGGTCTCAAAATCAACTTCCATAAAAGTATCCTATACGGATTGGGGGTAACAAATTATGAGGAGGAAACTATGGCTCGTCGTTTCGGGTGTAAAGTAGGTGAACTTCCATTTACCTACCTAGGACTTCCCGTGGGTATGAATATGAGTAGTGTGCAAAATTGGAACCCCGACATAGAAAAAATCAACTCGAAGCTCGCGAATTGGAAGGCAAGACGATCTCATATGGTGGAAG GGAAATGGTTTTGGAGGGCTAAAACCGAACCAAATTCGTTTTGGGTCATTATTTTAAAAAGAATTTATGGCACTAACGGGCTACTCCCTCCTTTGGTTCTTAACGAGACACAAGGGGCGAGTAGCGTTTGGGGCAATATCTTACGGGCAGGTTACATGATCGAGAAGTTGGACATCAAGTTTGGTACTTCATTTTCGAGACGTATAGGCAATGGTGTGGATACCGAATTTTGGAACACCCCATGGCTTTGTGATCTTCCTTTAAAAGACAAGTTGAAGCAGTTATTTCACCTTGATAATGAGCAAGATTGTAGCGTTCGAGATAGAGTTCGTTGGATAGAGCAAAGGGTAGCAACAACATGGAATTGGCGACATCCTCTTAATGGTAGAGCATCTTCCGAATACGAGTTCTTACTACAtatattaaatacttatgttaaacATGACATAGCTTTGGATTTGTGGACATGGAATATGTATTTGAGTGGGTATTTCACAACAAAAAAGTTAGCGAGTATCATCGATGAAAAGCTTCTTAGTAGTAGGTTTAATCTTGAAGAAACACTTAAAAACAATTTAGTGTCGATTAAAGTTTCCATCTTCGTATGGCGGGTTCTAAAAAGACGAATCCCGGTTCATGCCGAATTTGACAAAAGAGGTATTGACATTGATTCTGTTAGGTGCCCGTTGTGTGATGATGATGTGGAAACCATTGAACATACTCTTATTTTTTGTCGGCATGCGATGGAT atcaaGCTTGCATATGTACAATTCGAAAATAATTACATGCAACTGGTTGCACCAGACATGATGCATTGGAAGGGATGCAAT CTTAGAGAATGTGAAAAAAAACTTGCATTGGCATTTTTATCACTTGATGCCCAACATTAA
- the LOC139845453 gene encoding uncharacterized protein, with the protein MGSACCVAARDRTITSELSSDAIPRNIRYSPSWNVRWDNRRRVAGEEMSVSWLSDGVGTNDRLDNKSQATVGTAYTSEEGSPLESFRNLTWQKSSHSEGHTVPHTDQSVSRVISEVKEARETQLTSEPSPTMMSSSTHSVSSLSASPLTFSQGQLLPPSRCTDRSPGMKSPNFSISEEGSNRGSHDGSSDGWSVPAFNELVATSHKERCSFDSESLNFNRDKVSRCSDRSSSSSPSVNMQTCGVCSKLLTKRSSFVATNEVAVVAILVCGHVYHAECLENVTSEINKYDPACPVCTFGEKKLLKLSQKAMKADSELNATMKKKLRSRVVDGDMYGDDNMSDRYKISGHEGIIPKMSSSSSMKPFLKRHFSFGSRVSRSLSENNYSRKKGFWAKLSRG; encoded by the exons ATGGGGTCTGCCTGTTGTGTTGCTGCTAGAGATAGAACCATAACAAGTGAGTTGAGTAGTGATGCTATACCGAGAAATATCCGATATTCTCCATCATGGAATGTTAGGTGGGATAATCGGCGGCGTGTAGCAGGCGAAGAAATGTCTGTGAGTTGGTTGTCTGACGGTGTTGGAACAAATGACAGGCTGGACAATAAATCTCAGGCTACGGTTGGAACGGCTTATACATCAGAAGAAGGTAGTCCATTGGAAAGTTTCCGGAATCTCACTTGGCAAAAGTCCTCACATTCTGAAGGACATACGGTTCCTCATACAG ACCAATCAGTCTCTCGGGTTATTTCAGAG GTAAAAGAGGCTAGAGAAACCCAACTTACTTCAGAACCGTCTCCAACAATGATGTCATCATCCACACACTCAGTTTCTTCACTTTCGGCATCCCCTTTGACTTTTTCACAAGGTCAACTCTTACCCCCATCTAGATGTACTGACCGTTCCCCAGGGATGAAGTCTCCAAACTTCTCAATATCTGAAGAGGGATCAAATCGTGGGTCCCACGATGGATCTTCAGATGGTTGGTCTGTACCGGCCTTCAATGAGCTCGTGGCAACCTCTCACAAAGAACGATGCTCTTTTGATAGCGAGTCTCTCAACTTCAATCGTGATAAAGTAAGCAGATGTAGTGACAggtcttcttcttcttcaccttCCGTAAATATGCAGACATGTGGTGTTTGCTCCAAGCTCTTAACAAAAAGATCGTCATTTGTAGCTACTAATGAGGTTGCTGTTGTTGCCATTTTAGTATGTGGGCACGTTTATCATGCAGAATGTCTAGAAAACGTAACATCTGAAATTAACAAGTATGATCCAGCATGTCCTGTTTGTACTTTTGGGGAAAAGAAGCTTCTCAAACTGTCACAAAAAGCAATGAAAGCTGATTCGGAGTTGAATGCTACGATGAAGAAGAAATTGAGAAGTCGGGTGGTGGATGGTGATATGTATGGGGATGATAATATGTCTGATCGTTATAAAATTAGCGGACATGAGGGAATAATCCCAAAGATGAGTTCAAGTTCCAGCATGAAGCCTTTTTTAAAGAGACACTTCTCATTTGGTTCCAGGGTTAGTCGGTCGTTGTCAGAGAATAATTATTCTCGGAAAAAAGGGTTCTGGGCAAAATTAAGCAGAGGGTGA